GCCGCCGTGGCCGGCGGCGTTTTTATCGGCCTGATCATAGCCTTTGCGCGGGTCGGCGCGTTCCCTTTCTGGGGTTCCGACTCGAATGCTCCCAAGGCGCCACCGGCGCAGCAAGCACAGGCAGCGCCGGCGGAGCCGCTGCCGGCGCCTCCGGTGGCTGGGGTGCATGTGGCGCCGGCGGCGCAGCCCAATACGCCTGAGCCGAACGAAAAGGTCGGAGTAATTACCTCGTTCGCGCCGCTGGTCAAACGAATGATACCGGCGGTGGTGAGCGTCAACGTCGTTCAGGATGTGAAGATTTCGGGAATGCCGTTTGGCATTTCGCCGGGCGGACCCGGCGACGACAATGGCGGTGATGACGACAACGGCGGCGGCGGAGGTGGGAGCGGTGGCGAAATGGGGCCTGGCGATCCGTTCGACCAGCTGCGCCGCTACTTCGGCCAGGGCGGTCAACGCGAATTCAAACAGCACGGGCTGGGATCGGGCGTGATCGTGTCGGCCGACGGCTACATCCTGACCAACAATCACGTGGTTGGTAACGCCGAAGAAATCCACGTTACGCTGCAGGACAAGCGCGAGTTTACGGCGAAGGTGATCGGCAAGGACGCGAAGACCGATCTCGGACTGATCAAGATCGATACCAAGGACGCATTGCCGGTCGCGACGCTGGGGGATTCAAATTCGACCGAGGTCGGCGACTGGGTAATCGCAATCGGCAACCCGTTCAACGTCGGGATGACGGTGACCGCGGGAATCGTCAGCGCCAAGGGACGAATCCTCGGCGGCGACTACGACGATTTCCTGCAGACCGACGCGTCGATTAATCCCGGCAACTCAGGCGGCCCATTAATCAATACGCGCGGCGAGGTCATCGGAATCAACACCGCGATCTACACCAAGACCGGCGCCAACAACGGCATCGGCTTCGCCAT
Above is a genomic segment from Candidatus Binatus sp. containing:
- a CDS encoding DegQ family serine endoprotease, with amino-acid sequence MVKKIAAVAGGVFIGLIIAFARVGAFPFWGSDSNAPKAPPAQQAQAAPAEPLPAPPVAGVHVAPAAQPNTPEPNEKVGVITSFAPLVKRMIPAVVSVNVVQDVKISGMPFGISPGGPGDDNGGDDDNGGGGGGSGGEMGPGDPFDQLRRYFGQGGQREFKQHGLGSGVIVSADGYILTNNHVVGNAEEIHVTLQDKREFTAKVIGKDAKTDLGLIKIDTKDALPVATLGDSNSTEVGDWVIAIGNPFNVGMTVTAGIVSAKGRILGGDYDDFLQTDASINPGNSGGPLINTRGEVIGINTAIYTKTGANNGIGFAIPIDMARNVMDQLKAHGRVVRGWLGVEIQEVTPDLAQSFGLPKPEGALVASADKDGPAGKAGIERGDIVLSFNGHPVNDEHELPALVAQTPINQKVPVEVVRNGKHMTLEVTIGERKEPQVASAKSEEPGGNWGMQVGDITPELAQQFHLESTRGVVIQKVAPDSPSAEAGLQAGDVVLEVNHEKIAALADFIAKAKEAQSKKKPALLLVQRGGATLYTVIKPAGAAQG